From Acidobacteriota bacterium, a single genomic window includes:
- a CDS encoding DUF3857 and transglutaminase domain-containing protein, whose amino-acid sequence MSSPLNPKNIFLSLIIVAFFQVFAVAQEKNWREITPAELDQKTPKVDADADAEAIFWEVRIDDSSSEDLSQRHYVRVKIFTERGREKFSKFDIPFTKGIKIKELAARVIKPDGTISEITEKDIFERDIVKTDKGKLKAKSFAVPNIEPGVIVEYKYREVIEDSGAIGMRLEFQKDIPVQTLSYYYKPYNKREPDTQSFNFDDTDFVKDEKGYYLAQRKNIPAFKEEPRMPPEGMVRPWMILQAVRLNVTNVSAFSVSYSIKVPGVPSLYWGTVSAERSVVTKFMNKPNKEIAKIANEVVGTAKTDDEKLKKLYDYAQTISNTSFDTTLTDEDRKKLPKIKELDDVLKYRKADSGYIDMLFGAMASSLGYETRIAYSGNRNRMFFNPEMTVESFIHPAAIAIPVNNEWKYFNPGTPFLPYGMLVWYEEDVWALLVGEKKYNWEKTPLTGYEKSNAKRSGKFNLSEDGTLEGDVTIEYTGQSALRRRYDIYEDSPSKREEDLIKEVKENLSSAEVTSVAIENVIDNSKPLVMRYRVKVPNYAQKTGKRLFLQPGFFTHGDEPMFSSATRKYDIYFTQPWSESDDIEINLPAGYMLDNAERPADVADPSNIGSLKISIGVNTEQTFMKFTRKFHFGGGGRVLFPAGVYAPLKNLFDAFNKSDSHTITLRQK is encoded by the coding sequence ATGTCTTCGCCACTCAATCCAAAGAACATCTTTCTTTCGCTCATTATTGTCGCTTTCTTTCAAGTCTTCGCCGTTGCCCAGGAAAAGAACTGGCGCGAGATAACGCCGGCCGAACTTGATCAGAAGACTCCGAAGGTCGATGCCGACGCCGATGCCGAAGCGATCTTCTGGGAAGTTCGGATCGACGATTCGTCGTCCGAAGATCTATCGCAGAGGCATTACGTTCGCGTCAAGATCTTCACCGAACGCGGACGCGAAAAGTTCAGCAAGTTCGATATTCCATTTACGAAGGGAATCAAGATCAAGGAACTTGCTGCGCGCGTCATCAAGCCGGACGGCACGATCTCGGAGATCACCGAAAAGGACATCTTCGAGCGCGACATCGTCAAGACCGACAAGGGAAAGCTGAAGGCGAAATCATTCGCCGTCCCGAACATCGAGCCGGGTGTCATCGTCGAGTACAAGTATCGTGAGGTCATCGAAGATTCCGGCGCCATCGGAATGCGTCTCGAGTTTCAAAAGGACATTCCCGTTCAAACGCTTTCTTATTACTACAAGCCGTACAACAAGCGCGAACCCGACACGCAGTCGTTCAACTTTGACGACACCGATTTCGTGAAGGATGAAAAGGGCTACTACCTCGCCCAGCGGAAGAATATCCCGGCATTCAAGGAGGAACCCAGAATGCCGCCGGAGGGAATGGTCCGGCCGTGGATGATACTTCAGGCGGTTCGGCTGAATGTGACGAATGTCTCGGCATTCTCAGTGTCGTATTCAATCAAGGTTCCGGGCGTTCCAAGCCTTTACTGGGGTACGGTTTCGGCGGAACGTTCGGTCGTCACCAAGTTTATGAACAAGCCGAACAAAGAGATCGCGAAGATCGCGAACGAAGTCGTCGGCACGGCCAAGACCGACGACGAAAAGCTGAAGAAGCTCTACGACTACGCTCAAACCATCTCGAACACGTCTTTTGACACGACTCTGACCGATGAGGATCGGAAAAAACTCCCGAAGATCAAAGAACTCGATGACGTTCTGAAGTATCGAAAGGCCGATTCGGGTTATATCGATATGCTCTTCGGCGCGATGGCGTCGTCGCTCGGATACGAAACGCGGATTGCGTATTCGGGCAACCGAAATCGGATGTTCTTCAATCCCGAAATGACGGTCGAATCGTTCATTCATCCGGCCGCGATCGCGATTCCAGTCAACAATGAGTGGAAGTACTTCAATCCGGGAACCCCGTTTCTGCCGTACGGAATGCTCGTCTGGTACGAGGAAGATGTCTGGGCGCTACTCGTCGGCGAGAAGAAATACAATTGGGAAAAGACGCCGCTGACGGGTTATGAGAAGTCGAACGCAAAACGCTCCGGCAAGTTCAACCTCAGTGAAGACGGCACGCTCGAAGGCGATGTGACCATTGAGTATACCGGGCAGTCCGCATTGCGCAGACGGTACGATATTTACGAGGATTCGCCGTCAAAACGGGAGGAGGACCTGATCAAAGAGGTCAAAGAGAATCTGAGTTCGGCCGAGGTGACGAGCGTCGCGATCGAGAATGTCATCGACAACTCAAAACCATTGGTGATGCGCTACCGCGTGAAGGTGCCGAACTACGCCCAAAAGACCGGAAAACGGCTATTTTTGCAGCCCGGATTCTTTACCCACGGAGACGAACCGATGTTCTCGAGCGCGACCCGCAAGTACGACATCTATTTCACTCAACCGTGGTCGGAATCCGATGACATCGAGATCAATCTTCCGGCGGGATATATGCTCGACAATGCGGAGCGTCCGGCCGATGTCGCGGACCCGAGCAATATCGGATCGTTGAAGATCTCGATCGGCGTCAATACGGAACAGACCTTTATGAAATTCACGCGCAAGTTTCATTTCGGCGGCGGCGGTCGGGTCCTGTTCCCGGCCGGCGTTTATGCCCCGCTGAAGAATCTGTTCGACGCATTCAACAAATCTGACAGCCATACGATCACGCTCCGTCAGAAATAG
- a CDS encoding class I fructose-bisphosphate aldolase, protein MALDYSKIQELLGNDSEALLGYSSPKIPKDNLYLPGGDFIDRVWLDSDRNPQVLRSLNSLFSHGRLAGTGYLSILPVDQGIEHSAGASFAPNPKLFDPKNIVELAVEGGCNAVASTYGVLGAVARRYAHKIPFIVKINHNELLTYPNKFDQIMFGTIENARNMGAVAVGATVYFGSEESGRQIVEVAEAFAYAHELGMATILWCYLRNPKFKTADGDMHTAADLTGQANHLGVTIQADIIKQKLPERNGGYNILNMESSYGKTNPKIYSDLTSDHPIDLVRYQVANCFMGRAGLINSGGESKGSSDLTDAVRTAVINKRGGGMGLISGRKAFQRPTADGVELLNAIQDVYLSKEVTVA, encoded by the coding sequence ATGGCTCTCGATTACAGTAAGATTCAGGAACTTCTGGGTAATGATTCCGAGGCGCTTTTGGGCTACTCGAGTCCGAAGATCCCAAAGGACAATTTGTATTTGCCGGGCGGTGATTTCATCGACCGCGTCTGGCTGGATTCGGACCGCAATCCGCAGGTTTTGCGCTCGTTGAATTCACTATTCAGCCACGGCCGCTTGGCGGGAACGGGTTATCTTTCGATCCTGCCGGTCGACCAAGGCATCGAGCACAGCGCCGGCGCGAGTTTTGCTCCGAACCCGAAGCTCTTCGATCCGAAGAACATCGTCGAACTTGCGGTCGAAGGCGGCTGCAACGCGGTTGCTTCGACATACGGCGTGCTCGGCGCGGTGGCCCGAAGGTACGCACACAAGATTCCGTTCATCGTCAAGATCAATCACAACGAGCTGTTGACGTACCCGAACAAGTTCGACCAAATCATGTTCGGAACGATCGAGAATGCGCGCAATATGGGTGCGGTCGCAGTCGGCGCGACCGTTTATTTCGGCTCGGAAGAATCGGGCCGGCAGATCGTCGAGGTCGCAGAAGCCTTCGCCTATGCGCACGAACTCGGAATGGCGACCATTCTTTGGTGTTATTTGCGTAATCCGAAATTCAAAACCGCCGACGGCGATATGCATACCGCGGCCGATCTTACGGGTCAGGCGAATCATCTGGGCGTGACGATCCAGGCGGACATCATCAAGCAGAAATTGCCCGAACGCAATGGCGGTTACAACATCCTGAATATGGAAAGCAGCTACGGAAAGACGAATCCGAAAATCTATTCGGACCTGACCAGCGACCATCCGATCGACCTTGTCCGATATCAGGTCGCGAACTGCTTTATGGGACGCGCGGGATTGATCAACTCCGGCGGCGAATCGAAGGGTTCGAGCGATCTCACGGACGCCGTCCGCACGGCGGTCATCAACAAGCGCGGCGGCGGTATGGGGCTGATCTCGGGCCGCAAGGCATTCCAGCGTCCGACCGCCGACGGGGTCGAATTACTGAACGCGATCCAGGACGTCTATCTGTCAAAAGAAGTGACCGTCGCGTAG
- a CDS encoding MBL fold metallo-hydrolase, with product MKKLLTIFLAASVLAVNGFAHGDNSHFKSQQEVTVKTTKVVGNIFMLQGRGGNIGAMVAPEGILMIDDDYKVVSEKLRDALKELGSEKPRFIFNTHWHGDHTEGNQFFGKESIIVAHRNVRVRLSQINTVFGQKTVPYPESALPMITYTESMSIHFGGEEVKAVYYPNGHTDGDTVVFFTKSNVVHLGDNFFVGRFPFVDLDNGGNVQGLINNIGSLIKTIPADAKLIPGHGPLATLDDLKAFHQMLIESSKVVTDAMKKKKTLEEIKKAGLPDKFKEAGSGFIKTDRWIEIVFNSYSKK from the coding sequence ATGAAGAAACTTTTGACGATCTTTTTGGCCGCAAGCGTTTTGGCCGTTAACGGATTCGCCCACGGCGACAACAGTCATTTCAAAAGTCAGCAGGAAGTGACGGTGAAAACGACGAAGGTCGTGGGAAACATCTTTATGCTTCAGGGGCGCGGCGGAAACATCGGCGCAATGGTCGCGCCCGAAGGGATTTTGATGATCGATGATGACTACAAGGTCGTCAGCGAAAAACTGCGCGACGCGCTTAAGGAACTCGGATCCGAAAAACCCCGCTTTATCTTCAATACGCACTGGCACGGCGACCATACCGAGGGCAACCAGTTTTTCGGCAAAGAGTCGATCATCGTCGCGCACAGGAACGTCCGCGTTCGGCTCTCGCAGATAAACACGGTATTCGGACAGAAAACGGTTCCGTATCCAGAGTCCGCGCTACCGATGATCACCTATACCGAATCGATGTCGATCCACTTTGGCGGCGAAGAGGTGAAGGCGGTCTATTATCCGAACGGACACACCGACGGAGACACGGTCGTCTTCTTCACGAAGTCCAATGTCGTACATCTCGGCGATAACTTTTTTGTCGGCCGGTTCCCGTTCGTCGATCTCGATAACGGCGGAAATGTTCAGGGATTGATCAACAACATCGGTTCACTGATCAAAACGATCCCGGCGGACGCGAAACTGATTCCGGGTCACGGTCCGCTCGCGACGCTCGACGATCTGAAAGCGTTTCATCAGATGCTGATCGAGAGTTCGAAGGTCGTCACCGACGCGATGAAGAAGAAAAAGACGCTTGAAGAGATCAAGAAGGCAGGTTTGCCGGACAAATTCAAGGAAGCCGGTTCCGGATTCATCAAGACCGACCGCTGGATCGAGATCGTCTTTAACAGCTATTCGAAGAAGTAG
- a CDS encoding MBL fold metallo-hydrolase, whose product MIVETFVLSPFQQNTRVIVCEKSGRAVCVDPGADSPELVRYLRENDLTLQAITLTHGHLDHVGGTGALAREFPEAEILLHEDDEPLYYSLPQQPLRMGLSPHQLKALGMDYDDPPQITRNWSDGETYPVGELNLKVIHCPGHTRGHVVFAEESARGVFVGDCLFEGSIGRTDLPGGSYEQLIDSINNKILPLGDDFVVYSGHGNETTIGRERESNPFLTGRYF is encoded by the coding sequence ATGATCGTCGAAACATTCGTACTTTCACCGTTCCAACAGAATACGCGCGTCATTGTTTGCGAGAAGTCCGGTCGCGCCGTTTGCGTCGATCCCGGTGCAGACTCGCCGGAACTCGTCAGATATCTGCGCGAAAACGATTTGACGCTGCAGGCGATCACGCTGACGCACGGGCATCTTGACCACGTCGGCGGAACCGGCGCGCTCGCGCGGGAGTTTCCCGAAGCGGAGATTCTGCTGCACGAGGACGATGAGCCGCTCTATTACTCGCTGCCCCAGCAACCGCTTCGAATGGGACTCTCGCCCCATCAACTGAAAGCGCTCGGGATGGACTATGACGATCCGCCGCAGATCACTCGAAACTGGTCGGACGGCGAGACCTATCCGGTTGGCGAGTTGAATCTGAAGGTGATCCACTGTCCCGGCCATACCCGCGGACACGTCGTGTTTGCCGAGGAATCCGCGCGGGGGGTCTTCGTCGGAGACTGTCTTTTCGAGGGGTCGATCGGCCGGACGGACCTTCCGGGCGGATCCTATGAGCAACTGATCGATTCGATAAACAACAAGATTCTCCCGCTCGGCGACGATTTCGTTGTCTATTCGGGCCACGGCAACGAAACCACCATCGGTCGCGAACGGGAGTCGAATCCGTTTTTGACGGGAAGATACTTCTAG
- a CDS encoding GNAT family N-acetyltransferase, with product MEIRLAQKHEAAAMIEFNQAMALETEGKFLDPQILASGVESVFHNSTKGFYVVAEDGGRIVGGLMVTFEWSDWRDRWFWWIQSVYVIPEYRGRGIYAMMYAHVKQYAAERGDVCGFRLYVEHENIGAQRVYERLGMERSHYLMYEQILDL from the coding sequence ATGGAGATTCGATTGGCGCAAAAACACGAAGCGGCTGCGATGATTGAGTTCAATCAGGCAATGGCGCTCGAGACTGAAGGCAAATTCCTCGATCCGCAGATACTCGCCAGCGGTGTCGAATCGGTCTTCCACAATTCAACGAAGGGTTTTTATGTTGTGGCTGAAGACGGCGGCCGGATCGTCGGCGGATTGATGGTGACGTTTGAGTGGAGCGATTGGCGCGACCGGTGGTTCTGGTGGATTCAGAGCGTCTATGTCATCCCGGAGTACCGTGGTCGCGGGATTTACGCGATGATGTACGCCCACGTCAAGCAGTACGCCGCTGAACGGGGCGACGTTTGCGGCTTCCGGCTCTATGTCGAACACGAGAACATCGGTGCGCAAAGAGTTTACGAGCGGCTCGGAATGGAAAGATCGCATTATCTGATGTATGAGCAGATTTTGGATCTTTGA
- a CDS encoding serine hydrolase, whose translation MFKLLMVFALLCPIAVFGQKSPSVDDRIQEALRDFRGKVWIYAKNLDNGKVYSLRGDERVRTASTIKLPIMIETYFQVSEGKVNWADEIILAKEKKVGGSGVLGEFSDNTKIDLRTAVNLMIVVSDNTATNLVIEKVTSDAVNARMESLGFPSTKSIRRIFGTEKDSKVAADPVIKNFGLGMSTPREMAGILELLETGKIINAEASKSMLDVLRRQQYKDGIGRNALDTVPIASKSGTLDRLRADVGIAYTRRGRIVMAITVDDMPVVHYSTDNEGSLMIWRLSQILQDGL comes from the coding sequence ATGTTTAAGTTATTGATGGTATTTGCTTTGCTTTGTCCGATCGCGGTTTTTGGCCAAAAAAGCCCGAGCGTCGACGACCGGATCCAGGAAGCGCTTCGGGATTTTCGCGGAAAGGTCTGGATATACGCCAAGAATCTCGATAACGGAAAGGTCTATTCGCTCCGTGGCGACGAACGCGTGCGGACGGCGAGCACGATCAAACTCCCGATAATGATCGAAACCTATTTTCAGGTGTCGGAAGGAAAGGTCAACTGGGCCGATGAGATCATCCTCGCAAAGGAGAAAAAGGTCGGCGGTTCGGGCGTTCTGGGCGAGTTCTCGGACAACACGAAGATCGATTTGCGGACGGCCGTAAACCTGATGATCGTCGTCTCAGACAACACGGCGACAAACCTCGTGATCGAAAAAGTAACGAGCGATGCTGTGAACGCGCGGATGGAATCGCTTGGATTTCCGAGCACGAAGTCGATCCGCCGCATTTTCGGGACTGAGAAGGACAGCAAGGTCGCGGCCGATCCGGTGATCAAGAATTTTGGACTCGGGATGTCGACGCCGAGAGAAATGGCCGGAATCCTTGAACTTCTCGAGACGGGCAAGATCATCAACGCCGAGGCATCAAAGAGTATGCTTGACGTGCTTCGTCGGCAACAATACAAGGACGGCATCGGCCGCAATGCGCTTGACACGGTACCGATCGCATCAAAATCCGGAACGCTCGATCGCCTCAGAGCCGACGTCGGGATCGCTTATACACGCCGTGGTCGGATCGTTATGGCGATCACGGTTGACGATATGCCGGTCGTGCATTATTCAACGGACAATGAGGGAAGTTTGATGATCTGGAGATTGTCGCAGATTCTCCAGGATGGGCTTTGA
- a CDS encoding APC family permease gives MIFFTVCGGAFGIESLIGKLGAGWAIALIILTPLLWSLPISLMVSELASAMPEEGGYYVWVKRALGDFWGFQEGWWTCMYTSVDMAIYPVLFVNYLAFFVPYLRPDDEGNLSWESFFARWAIAAIMIFLALALNWRGARAVGINSTLNLFVILVPFGLLTYFGFAAENGGLQRSIDAVASGFSGEISLGLIAVGLATVMWNYSGYDNVSTYAAEVNDAPRNYPRALFVAVALSVAVYLLPVFALVGVSTDAAVWNETAGFPALAELLGGPFLGTLLAVAALVSAWSLFNSQILYASRLPFAMANDGWFPKFFARTNEKTGIPTNALVVCCGISALFAALPFGKLVVIDILFYSAELLLEFVALLVLRVKEPDLPRPFKIRGGWTVLILITIAPMSFAATVIWATLTDPESDPRHIAIVVVGLLLGAVFYFLRRKRVEVSDV, from the coding sequence GTGATCTTCTTTACCGTGTGCGGCGGCGCGTTCGGTATCGAGTCACTGATCGGCAAACTCGGCGCAGGCTGGGCGATCGCGTTGATCATTCTGACGCCGCTCTTGTGGAGCCTGCCGATCTCGTTGATGGTCTCCGAACTCGCAAGCGCGATGCCCGAGGAAGGCGGTTACTACGTTTGGGTAAAGCGCGCGCTGGGTGATTTCTGGGGATTTCAGGAAGGCTGGTGGACGTGTATGTACACCTCGGTCGATATGGCGATCTATCCGGTGCTGTTTGTCAACTACCTCGCGTTCTTCGTTCCATATCTCCGGCCGGATGATGAAGGAAATCTGAGTTGGGAGTCGTTTTTCGCTCGCTGGGCGATCGCTGCGATAATGATCTTTCTGGCGCTTGCACTGAACTGGCGCGGCGCGCGTGCGGTTGGGATCAATTCGACTTTGAACCTTTTCGTGATACTCGTTCCGTTCGGGCTTTTGACTTATTTCGGCTTTGCGGCCGAGAACGGCGGTCTGCAGAGATCGATCGATGCCGTCGCTTCGGGCTTTTCCGGCGAGATCTCGCTCGGGTTGATCGCCGTCGGCCTTGCAACGGTGATGTGGAACTATTCCGGCTACGACAATGTCTCGACGTACGCCGCCGAGGTCAACGACGCTCCCCGAAATTATCCGCGGGCGCTGTTTGTTGCCGTTGCGTTGTCGGTCGCGGTTTATCTCTTGCCCGTGTTTGCACTGGTCGGGGTTTCGACAGATGCCGCCGTCTGGAACGAAACTGCCGGATTTCCGGCGCTCGCCGAATTGCTTGGCGGGCCTTTTCTCGGGACGCTTCTCGCCGTTGCCGCGCTCGTTTCGGCTTGGAGTCTGTTCAATTCGCAAATACTCTATGCATCGCGATTGCCGTTTGCGATGGCGAATGACGGCTGGTTTCCGAAATTCTTCGCCCGGACGAACGAAAAAACCGGCATTCCGACGAATGCGCTCGTGGTTTGCTGCGGCATCTCGGCGCTCTTTGCGGCATTGCCGTTCGGCAAACTCGTCGTCATCGACATTCTGTTCTACTCCGCCGAGTTGTTGCTTGAGTTTGTCGCCTTGCTCGTGCTGCGTGTCAAAGAACCTGATCTTCCGCGGCCGTTCAAGATCCGCGGCGGCTGGACCGTTCTGATTCTGATCACCATCGCGCCGATGAGTTTTGCCGCGACCGTGATCTGGGCGACGCTGACCGATCCCGAATCCGATCCGCGGCACATCGCGATCGTCGTCGTTGGACTGCTTTTGGGTGCCGTGTTCTATTTCCTGAGAAGAAAACGAGTTGAGGTAAGCGATGTTTAA
- a CDS encoding nuclear transport factor 2 family protein, producing MKVADFRIWTPGTLNAVDFMKSTFVVFAIILVSAIGAFSQSSDERTKAAILKVISEQSAAWNNGDIDGFMKGYWNSPEMTFVSGDSVTKGWTPTLERYKRSYNTRAKMGVLSFTELQVTVLSKKSAVVLGRFTLVRENDKPTGMFTLTFRKLKEGWRIILDHTS from the coding sequence ATGAAAGTTGCGGATTTTCGAATCTGGACTCCCGGAACCTTGAATGCGGTGGACTTTATGAAGAGCACGTTTGTTGTTTTTGCGATTATTCTCGTTTCTGCGATTGGGGCTTTTTCACAGTCGAGCGACGAACGGACGAAGGCCGCGATCCTGAAGGTCATCAGCGAGCAGTCGGCGGCCTGGAACAACGGCGACATCGACGGCTTTATGAAGGGCTATTGGAACTCACCCGAGATGACGTTCGTGTCGGGCGACTCGGTGACGAAAGGCTGGACGCCGACGCTCGAACGTTACAAGCGCAGCTACAATACCCGAGCGAAAATGGGCGTCCTGAGTTTTACCGAACTTCAGGTCACGGTTTTGTCGAAGAAGTCAGCTGTCGTTCTCGGACGATTCACGCTGGTGCGCGAGAACGACAAGCCAACCGGAATGTTCACGCTGACGTTTCGGAAGTTAAAGGAAGGCTGGCGGATTATCTTGGATCACACTTCATGA
- a CDS encoding glutamate--tRNA ligase: MTTRVRFAPSPTGYLHIGSARTALFNYLYARHVGGKFLLRIEDTDIARSTKESTRSILEGLAWLGFAPDEEIVYQSNNAPKHRATALKLLEEGKAYRDFTPKVDAGDKNIKETIAERARANQGVKSMRDNVYRELARDESDARAAAGEPFAIRLKVPPAGKTSFQDAVYGSLERGHDEIEDLVLLRSDGHPLYNLAVVCDDIEMGITDVIRGQDHLTNTHKQILIYEALGVKPPNFAHLPLILAPGGKKLSKRIHGEIVSMTTYRDAGFLAAAFRNFLALLGWSAGEEQEIYTLEELVAKFSLDRIHQSNATFNFDLNNPRRWTDDKAIWMNAEYIRTMPIEDLLPFVKDELRSAKLWRDEYEDDDREWFEHTVNLIRERFFNLKDFSSQGRAYFSEDFDFDPAAIEKNLKKFPDLRSWLPELADRFESLDDFTHDPIYALVAAFAEEKGTKLGVIMNGSRALLSGVGVGPSMIAVFEVLGKERSIMRLRSQIAWSI, encoded by the coding sequence ATGACTACAAGAGTTAGATTCGCCCCGTCGCCGACGGGCTATTTGCATATCGGCTCGGCGCGAACCGCACTGTTCAATTATCTCTACGCGCGCCACGTCGGCGGGAAGTTCCTGTTGCGGATCGAGGACACGGACATTGCGCGTTCGACCAAAGAATCGACGCGTTCGATTCTCGAGGGCCTTGCTTGGCTTGGTTTCGCACCGGACGAGGAGATCGTTTACCAGTCGAACAATGCCCCGAAACATCGCGCCACCGCCCTGAAGCTCCTTGAGGAAGGGAAGGCGTATCGCGACTTTACGCCGAAGGTCGATGCCGGCGACAAGAATATCAAGGAAACGATCGCGGAACGCGCTCGCGCCAATCAGGGCGTGAAATCAATGCGGGACAATGTGTATCGGGAACTTGCGAGAGACGAATCCGACGCGCGCGCCGCGGCCGGCGAACCGTTCGCGATCCGTCTGAAGGTTCCGCCCGCGGGCAAAACATCGTTTCAAGACGCCGTTTACGGTTCGCTCGAACGCGGTCACGACGAGATCGAAGACTTGGTCTTGCTCCGCTCCGACGGGCATCCGCTCTACAATCTCGCGGTCGTTTGCGACGACATCGAGATGGGCATCACGGACGTTATCCGCGGACAAGACCATTTGACCAACACGCACAAACAGATCCTGATCTACGAAGCGCTTGGTGTAAAACCGCCGAACTTCGCGCATCTGCCTCTGATCTTGGCGCCAGGCGGAAAGAAACTCTCGAAACGGATTCACGGCGAGATCGTTTCGATGACGACGTATCGCGACGCCGGATTCCTGGCGGCCGCGTTTCGAAATTTTCTCGCGCTTCTGGGCTGGTCGGCCGGTGAAGAACAGGAAATCTATACGCTCGAAGAACTGGTCGCGAAATTCTCGCTCGATCGAATTCACCAATCGAACGCGACGTTCAACTTCGATCTGAATAATCCGCGCCGCTGGACGGACGATAAAGCGATCTGGATGAACGCCGAATACATCCGAACAATGCCCATTGAAGATCTGCTGCCGTTTGTGAAGGACGAACTCAGGTCAGCCAAACTTTGGCGCGACGAGTATGAAGACGACGATCGTGAATGGTTCGAACACACGGTCAATCTGATTCGCGAGCGTTTTTTCAACCTCAAGGATTTTTCGTCTCAGGGCCGCGCCTACTTCAGCGAGGATTTTGACTTCGATCCGGCGGCGATCGAGAAGAACCTGAAGAAGTTCCCGGATCTCCGATCGTGGCTGCCGGAATTGGCGGACCGATTCGAGTCGCTCGACGATTTCACGCACGATCCCATCTACGCCCTCGTCGCCGCCTTCGCAGAAGAAAAAGGTACGAAGCTCGGAGTTATTATGAACGGCTCGCGGGCGCTGCTTTCGGGCGTCGGCGTCGGTCCGTCGATGATCGCGGTGTTTGAGGTTCTCGGGAAAGAACGCTCGATAATGCGTCTACGAAGTCAGATCGCGTGGAGCATTTGA
- a CDS encoding MmcQ/YjbR family DNA-binding protein, giving the protein MSLTVEKVRELALGFEESVELPHFHLTSFRIRKKIFATIDVEKRLAMISLTPVEQSLFVDDDTIYPVPNAWGAKGATYFEIGRVRPEVFKDALRVAYRGKAPAKLAEKYQD; this is encoded by the coding sequence ATGAGCCTGACTGTCGAAAAGGTCCGTGAACTTGCGCTTGGGTTTGAGGAATCCGTCGAGTTGCCGCATTTTCACCTAACATCGTTTCGAATTCGAAAGAAGATATTTGCGACGATCGATGTCGAAAAGCGCCTTGCGATGATTTCGCTGACACCCGTCGAGCAATCATTGTTCGTCGACGACGATACGATCTATCCCGTTCCGAACGCGTGGGGCGCAAAAGGCGCAACCTATTTTGAGATCGGGCGCGTGCGTCCGGAAGTTTTCAAAGACGCACTGCGCGTCGCATACCGCGGAAAGGCACCCGCGAAACTCGCAGAAAAATATCAGGATTGA